The Vreelandella piezotolerans genomic interval CGCCGCGGCGTAAAACTTCCATACGCTCAAGCTCTGCAAGCAGTGCCTGTTTCTTGGCAGCGATGTCTGTTAACACTTCACCATCGATACTGCCTTTGGTCAGCTGCTCTTGCTCATCGGTAAGTAGCTCGATAAGTGCTTCAAGACGCTGCAACTGACTGGAAAGAAGGCGTGATAGGCTCATAGGTCTTTCAAGTTGGCAAGCAGGCCATCAGCGATTCGGTCGGCACGTACTTCAAGCCGACCTTCGCGAATGGCATCGCGAATTTCTTGGACTTTAGTCATGTCGATATCTTGACTATCATCGATCCTAGACTGGCTAAGCTGAGTGGCTTCACGGGTCGTGTTACCCGTTTCCGATGGCTTGGTGCCACTGATTTTTTGAGCATCGTCACGCTGCTGCGCTGGTGTATTACGAAGCAGCGGATTAAGGTTATCAATTTTCACGTTGTTGGCCTCATCGTCAACGTTGGGGCGCCGTGCGCTATATGATCCTTTATCGGCTTCCTAAAAAGAAACTTTAGATGATCGGCTAAAAATCCACCATCAAAGTCCCTTGGCCAATCACTCGCGCATTCATGATGTCTCGAGGGCCAAAACGCACACGAATGGTCTCGCCCTCTGCGCCATCCGTTAGCGCTTCTCCTTCCCTTGAGACGCGAAAGCCAGAACCTTCTGCTATGACCGTGACGCGCTGGCCGCGTTCAACGAGGCTGGGAGCTTGTAAGAAATGTGCTTGGAAGGTGCTACCGCTGCGAATGGGACGCTGAGCAACTTTGCCAACGACATCCTCCTCACTGGTTAGCGATTGAGATGACAGATCACTCAGATTGCCTTCACGCTGAGCCAGCATGGACGATGTGATGAGTGTGCCGCGCGCAATGTCTTGGCCAGCCACGATGTAGCGACCTATCACATCTACTTGGGCTTGCAGATAGCGAGTTTGGCGTCCGTCTTCTCCGCAGCGAACGCCCACCGACACACGACCGATTGGCGCTTGGTTTGCATTAGGGAGAAAGGGGGTGGGTTGAAGGCAGGGTGGCAGGTGCGGCGATGGTGGTGCGATATCGATGACGACCTCCTGCCCCAGTGTTTGAGTTTCTTGGTACAGAAACTGCTGCACTGTGTCGAGCAGCGTTTGATCCGTAGCTTGCGCCAAGACGGGCTGAGGAGCGCCGACATAAAGAAGTAATAACAAAACGTTAAGAACTATTGAGCAGCGTGCAGCAAAATGCAGCAAGTAGCGCATGAGAAGATCGCTCAGTTTAGAAAGACAGATGGCAAGCATCAGCCCGGCAGTGTAATGCAAAAGTACCCCACGCATCATGGGAAATGCTGGTGTAAACGGTAGCTGTTCCATGCTTTAAGGTGAAAGCCGCACGCCTATTATTCATCATCAACAATTTCCGATTTATTTTTTGCCTCTCAGCGAGCGAGGGTCGGCATGATCGATCAGCTGGAATCTGCCTTTAACTTTCACCAGCAGGCGCTAGGGTTGCGGCAGCAACGACACCAAGTACTTGCCGCCAATATTGCCAATGCCGATACCCCCAACTACAAAGCGCGAGACATCGATTTTGCCAGCGAGTTGAAGAAAGCCGTCGATGGTGGCCAAGCTCAGCAGCAGCGCGGTGGCTTGGCGTTGGCGCGTACGTCAGACCGGCATCTGGCAGGTGAAGGGCCAGCTTGGCGAGGCGCAGGAAGTGCAGATTTACTGTATCGGATTCCAGACCAGCCCAGTTTGGATGGTAACACTGTCGATATGGATCGCGAGCGAACACAGTTTGCCGACAATGCGGTGCGCTATCAGGCCGCGCTCACCATTATGAACCGTCGTATTCAAGGCCTGAAAAATGCGATGCAGCCTGAATAACCTAGTAATAGGAGAAGAATAAGCTATGTCGATGTTTTCAGCGTTTGAGATCGCCGGTTCCGCCATGAGCGCCCAAGCCCAGCGAATGAACGTCACCGCCAGCAACATGGCGAATGCCGATAGCATTGCGGGCCCAGATGGTGAGACGTATCGCTCCAAGCAGGTCATGTTTGAGACCCAGTCCCAGAATAATCGTTTTGGCGTGGGTGGGGTGCGGGTTACTGAAGTCGTGGAAGACGACTCTCCGCTACGTATGGAGTACATGCCGAATCACCCCGCCGCCGATGAAGAAGGCTATGTGGCTAAGCCTAACGTGGATCCGGTGCATGAGATGGTCAACATGATTTCTGCGTCACGCTCTTATCAAGCCAACGTGGAAGTCTTCAACACAACCAAGCAAATGATGGTTCAAACGCTGTCGCTCGGTGAGGGCTAATAATGAATATTGACACGAGTGTCGTTAATAGTATCAACAGCAGTGGTTCGACCGCTGGCCTCTCCACGCGGCAGTCCGCTGAGCTGCGCGATAGCTTCATGACCCTGCTAATTACACAGCTCCAGAATCAAGATCCGCTCAATCCGATGGATAATTCGGAAATGACGTCTCAGCTTGCTCAGATCAATACCGTCAGCGGTATTGAAGAGCTGAACGCTACTTTGAATGGCATTACCCAACAGATGGATGCGGCACAAACGCTGCAGGCCGCAGGCCTGATCGATAAGGCCGTGCTGGTTCCTGGTAATAACGTAATGGTGAGCGTGGATCCTGAGAATGGTTCCTACGCTACGCCGTTCGGCATCGAGTTGGATACCCCTGCCGAGAAAGTTGAAGTCACCGTGACGAGCCAATCAGGGGAAGTGGTTTACACCAATAACTTAGGCCGTGTGGCTGCAGGCGTAGAATCGTTTAGTTGGGGTGGGATGACCAATGGCGGCGAAGCGGTTCCTGAAGGCGCTTACCGGGTCAATTTTAAAGCAACCAATGCCGAGGGCGAGTTGCTAGAGTCACGTGCCTTGAATTATGCCCTTGTTCAAGGCGTTTCGCCTGGAGCGGGGGGCAGTGATGTACGCCTTGACCTTGGCGCGATCTATGGCCAAGTGACACTCGATCAAATCAAACAAATTCTTTGATGATTCGCTAGCCGACACTTTTTCCAGGGGAATATCATGAGTTTTACGCAAGCACTCAGTGGTTTGAACGCTCAGCAGCAAAAACTAGGCGTGGTGGGTAACAACATCGCTAACTCGCAGACTGTTGGCTTTAAAAGCTCCAATATTCAGTTTGCGGATGTATTTGCAAACTCGCGCGTTGGTTTGGGGGTGCGAACATCTGCTGTATTGCAGAATTTCAGCCAGGGTAACATCGAATCCACCAGCCGTAACATGGACTTAGCCATTGCAGGTGAAGGCTTCTTTCGCTATCAGCAGCCGAATGGCGAGATCGGGTATTCTCGTAACGGCCAGTTAACCATGACCGCTGATGGCCGTCTTGTGAATGCTCAAGGCGCGCAGATTATGGGTTACCCTGCCGATGCCGAAGGTAACGTACAAGAAGGGGGTAATGTCGTCCCGATGGAAATTCCGCCGGGTGACTTACCTGCAAACGCTACGACAGAGTTAGGTGTCTCGTTGAACTTGAACTCTGGACAGCCAGTCATTGCTGCTGCGTTTAACGCCGATAATGCGAATACCTACAATTACTCCACTAACGCGACTGTCTTTGATTCGCAAGGTAACGCACGTAACTTAACCCTCTACTTTACAAAGACAGCGGCTAACCAGTGGAACGTGAATGGTCGCCTCTCGGGTGGGCCTGCTGATGGCGGCACCTACGACGTCGCGTTAGGTAATCTCACCTTTACCCAAAACGGTACTCTGCAGGCGGAGAACACCAATAATGCCACGTTCAATAATAATGAGTTCGGGGCAGGCAATCCGTTAGCGGCTTTGGATATTGAGCTGAGTTTCGAGGGAACGACACAGTTTGCCAGTGAGTCCACGGTCAATGACACTATTCAAGACGGCTATACCGCAGGTGCTCTCGTGGGTATCACCATTGAGGAAGATGGCACCATCATGCGTAACTACTCCAATGAGGAGTCGCGTGCCGCGGGGCAAGTGACACTGGTGACGTTCCGTAATCCTGAGGGCCTGCGTCCTGAAGGGGATAACCTATGGGCCGCTACCGGCACCTCAGGCCAGGAACTTCTAGGTGCCCCAGGGGCTGGTTTGCGTGGTTTGATCCAACCAAATGCGATCGAAACATCCAACGTTGATATGGCGCGTGAATTGGTCGATATGATCGTGGCTCAGCGTGCGTACCAAGCAAACTCCCAGACCATTAGCACCCAGGACGAGCTGCTGCAAACCATCATTAACATTTAATGACTGGGCGAACGGGTAAGGAGTAAACGTCTTGGATCGCATGCTTTATACCGCCATGAGTGGCGCAAAACACACGATGGATCAGCAGTCGGTAGTGAGTAATAACCTATCGAATGTGTCGACCGCTGGGTTCCGCGCTCAGCTTCAGGCCGTGCGCTCTGTGCCCGTGCAAGGCGATGGTGCATTGCCTACCCGGGTATCTGCCGTTGCCACGACGCCGGGAACCGATTTCTCGCAAGGCCCCATCGAGCGTACTGGGCGTACGTTGGACGTGGCCATGCAGGGGAATGCTTGGATGGCGGTGTTAGCAGACGATGGGACCGAAACCTATACCCGACGTGGTGACTTGCAGCTCGACAGCGATGGTGTGCTGTTGAGTGTCGGCCGTCCCGTCATGGGTGACGCTGGCCCCATTGCGGTGCCACAGGGGGCGCAAATCTCTCTAGGTGCCGACGGCACGATTAGTGCGATTCCTCAGGGAGAAGGTCCCGCGGCAATGGTGGATGTTGGTCGTATCAAGCTCGTGACGCCAGATGAGCTGGGTCTGGAGCGCGGGGATGATGGTTTGTTCAGAGCGCCCCCTGGTGCAGATGGGGCGCCTGGTGTGCTTCAAGCTGACGAAGATGCACGGTTGGTTAGCGGTGCGCTGGAGGGCAGTAACGTGAGTGCCGTCGATGCCATGGTGTCGATGATCGACGTAGCGCGCCGTTACGACATGCAAATGAAAATGCTCAGCTCGGCGGATGAAAATGCTCAGCGAGCCAACAGTATTCTCTCTATTCAAGGCTAATTGCAGCCACTCAGCCAAGGGAACCTACGTATGATCAAGTCTTTGTGGACTGCTAAAACCGGGCTCGAGTCCCAGCAAACCAAACTCGATGTCATTTCGAATAACCTTGCGAACGTGAGTACCAATGGTTTCAAGCGTTCTCGGCCTGTTTTTGAAGACCTGCTTTATCAAAACATGCGTCAGCCGGGTGCCCAGAACAACATTCAGGACCGCCTGCCTTCTGGTATGCAGATTGGCACCGGGGTGCGTGCCGTGGCCACGGAGCGTCTGCACACGCAAGGGGGCTTGGAAGAAACGGGCAATTCCCGAGATCTTGCGATCAATGGGGAAGGCTTTTTCCAGGTGTTGTTACCTGACGGCACAATTGGCTACACCCGTGACGGCAGTTTTCAGCTAAACGAAAATGGTCAGATGGTCACCGCCAATGGCTACCCGATTGAGCCAGCGATCTTCATTCCCGCCAATGCGTTATCGGTCACCATTGGGGAAGATGGAACCGTAAGTGTTCGGCAGCCTGGTATCGCTCAAGATGCCGATATTGGGCAGATCAACGTTGCCTCCTTTATCAATCCAGCAGGCTTGGAAAGCATCGGTGGCAATCTTTACCTGGAAACCGGTGCCTCGGGCGCCCCAAACCAAAATGCGCCGGGTAACAACGGTGCCGGACGACTGTTCCAAGGATATGTGGAGACATCGAACGTGAACGTCGTCGAAGAAATGGTCAATATGATCCAAACGCAGCGTGCCTATGAGATCAATAGTCGTGCTATCTCTACCAGCGATGAAATGCTAGCGCGTCTAAGCCAGCTCTAATGTCAAAGTTCGTCAGGGCTTCTTAACAGGTCGCGCTATGCTGAAATCAAACTTTAAGTTACGCCGCATCGTGATGGCGAGCTTGGCACTACTGGTGTTATTGACGGCAGGGTGCGCGCAGATACCTCGGGCATCGGTCGTCGGTGAGCAAGAGCAAATCACCATTGTCGATCGGCCGCCACCGATACCCAATGGCTCCATCTACCAGGCACGTCGTGGCTATCAGCCGCTGTTCGAGGACCGCCGTCCCCGTACCATCGGCGATATTCTGACCATCGTGCTCGATGAAGAGGTGAGCGCGAGTAAGAATGCCCAATCCAATGCCAACCGCTCGGGCAGTGCAAGCCTTAACCTGGCCCAGCTACCCGACGTGTTGGATACGCTGGCGGAGTACGGTTTCGATATCGAAGGCGCCAGTGACTTTGCAGGCGGTGGCGGCTCACAAGCCAACAATACGTTTACCGGTACGATTACAGTGTCCGTGTTGGAAGTCATGAATAACGGGAACCTGCGCGTGCGCGGTGAAAAGCAGATTGCGATCAATCAGGGCACCGAGTTCATTCGTTTCTCGGGTGTCGTGAATCCTCGCACGATTACCGCGCAAAACACCGTGCCGTCGACTCAAGTCGCCGATGCGCGTATCGAGTACGTGGGCGATGGCTATATCAACGAAGCGCAGCATATGGGGTGGCTGCAGCGCTTTTTCCTGAATGTGTCGCCGTTCTAGGCGTGTCAACAAGCTCGACAACAGAGACCTGGTGAAATGGCTATGCAGTGGAAAGCGTATCGATATCTAACAGCAACCTTGCGTATCGTGACGCTGTTGGCGCTTTGTTTGGTAATGCTGCCAGCCCACGCTGAACGCGTGCGCGAACTGGCGAGCTTTGCAGGCGTGCGAGATAACCAGTTAGTTGGCTATGGCTTGGTGGTGGGGTTAGACGGTAGCGGTGATCAGACCACCCAAGCGCCATTTACTAGCCAGAGCTTGACCAACATGCTGTCGCAGTTAGGCGTGACGGTGCCGCCAGGCACCAACCTACAACTGCGTAATGTGGCCGCCGTCATGGTGACGGCAGACCTTCCTCCGTTCTCTCGTCCCGGGCAGCGTTTGGACATCGTCGTTTCTTCGATTGCCAACGCCAGCAGTTTGCGGGGCGGTACGCTACTCATGACGCCGCTCAAAGGCGCCGATGGTGATACGTACGCGATTGCCCAAGGCAACATGCTGGTAGGTGGTGCGGGAGCACAAGCAGGCGGCAGTAGTGTGCAGATCAATCAGCAGGCGTCAGGCAGGATTCCTAACGGCGCCCTGGTCGAGCGGGAAGTGCCGCTCAACTTGGGGGGCAACGGCGGGGTGTTGGAGCTGCAGCTCAATGACGCCGATTTTGGTACCGTGCAGCGCATGGTCTCTGCCATCAACAGTGAATTCGGGCAGTCCGTTGCCTACGCGCGAAATGGACGGGTCATCGCCCTCGATGGTCCTATGGATGCCAATGACCGCGTCAATTTCATGGCGCGAGTCGAGAACGTGCAGGTGACGCCCACCGAAGCGCCCGCTAAAGTCGTGCTGAACGCACGAACCGGTTCCGTGGTGATGAATAGTGCGGTGACGCTACGTCGTGCGGCCGTCGCGCATGGCAATCTTTCGATCATGATCGACACCCAGTTTGGCGTGAGCCAACCCAACCCCTTGGGGCAAGGCGACACCGTGGTCGTGCCGGATGCAGATATCAATATCGAACAGCAAGAGGCGTACCTACAGATCGTCGAAGGGGCTGACTTGGCGGAAGTGGTGAACGCGCTCAATGCGTTAGGCGCCACCCCTCAAGATTTAATGTCAATTCTGGAAGCATTGAGAGCTTCGGGCTCTTTGCGTGCTGAGCTGGAGATCATTTAATGAGTATGGGGGATATGACCAGTCAGTTCGCGCTGGATATGAGCGGTTTTCAGCGGCTACAGCACAATGCCCGCCTCGACCCGGAGGCTGGGGTGCAAGGCGCAGCGCAACAGTTTGAAGCCCTTTTTATCCAAATGATGGTCAAAAGCATGCGGGATGCCACGCCAACCTCAGGGTTGCTAGAGAGCCGCGACACGACCTTCTATCAATCCATGCTCGACCAGCAGTGGTCACAGGTCATGGCTTCCCGAGGCATTGGCTTGGCCGATGCATTGGTGGAACAGTTACAGCGTCAAGGGGCGGTTGGTCAAGTTAGCAACCCTGATCAAGAACTTCAGGCACTGATTGCAGGTATTCCTCGTGGGACGCCGCGCGTGCTAGACAATCCACTACAGCCGAACAGTGCTCAGGCGCCTGCCAATACGACGGGTAGCGGCCGCTTTTATGACGAGCTGGACGCCGTCCAGCAATTGGAATCCAGCAGCGCACCCGCCATGTTGGCGGAGCCCCGGCGTCCGGTGACGTCTTCCCATGACCATGTCGAGCGTTTCTTAAACACGCTGGCCACGCCTGCCCAGGCGGCGAGTGCTGCCACGGGGGTACCTGCTGAACTCATTTTAGCGCAGGCAGCCCTGGAGACGGGCTGGGGGCGTCACGAAATAGCCACTCGGCAGGGGCATAACAGCTACAACGTATTTGGTATCAAAGCCGGTAGCCATTGGCAGGGCAAGACCACCGACATCGTGACCCATGAGTACGTGAACGGTCGCCGTACGCAGGTCGTCGATACGTTTCGTGTCTATGACTCGTTCGAGCATGCCTTTACCGATTATGCCAATTTGATTGGCAACAACCCTCGCTATGCCGGTGTTCTACAAGCGGCCAATGCGGAGCAGGCTGCCCGTGAGTTGCAGCGCGGCGGCTATGCGACCGACCCGCGTTACGCCGACAAGCTGGTCTCGGTCATGAACACGATGGGGCCCTTAAATACAGCGGAGAGTTTGCTGGCGGATTCTCGCTAGCGATGCCTCAAGTTTGCCTGCGCATTGCCGATAAATAGATACCGGCCTAAGGAATTGAACCATGAGCATGTTTTCGATCGGCTTAAGCGGCCTCAATGCGGCGCAGAATGCCCTCAATACGACAAGCAACAACATTAGTAACGTCTATACGCCCAGTTATAATCGCGAGCTTACCCAGCTCGGTGAGGGACGTGTAGGGGGCGGCGTACGTGTCGATGATATCGAGCGCCAGTTCAATACTTACGTGGCCAATCAGCTCAATAATGCTAAGACGCAGTCCAGCGCTTTAGAAACGTATTACAACCAAGTCTCACAAATTGATAACTTGTTGGCCGATCGAGACGCAGGTCTTTCCCCGCTCATGCAGACGTTTTTCTCGTCTTTGGAAGACTTGGCAAGCTCGCCCTCTGACCCAGCAGCACGCCAAGGGGTGCTGGGAACGGCAAACACGCTGAGCGCACAGTTTCGTTCGTTCGATGGTTATTTGCAGGACATGCAGAGCAATATCAATAACCAGATCAAAGACGAAATCACTCAAGTCAACAATACGGTGGAGCAGATTGCCGGCCTTAACAAAGAGATTTCGCTGGCACGCGCACGAACTGGTGAAGCTCCGAACAGCTTGCTGAATCAGCGAGATTTTTTGGTTTCTCAGCTCAACGAGCGCATGGATTTGCGGCTCAACGTGCAGGATGGCAAGACGTACAACATTAGCTTGCCCAACGGTCAGCCGCTCGTCACGGGAACTAGCTCGTTCAAATTAGAACCCGTGCAGGCCGACTACGATCCACAGCGGACGATCGTGGGATATCGTGATGGAGGCGGTAACCTGATTCAGTTGGACGAGTCTACGGTCAAAGGAGGCGCGTTAGGTGGCTTGATGACCTTCCGTTCTGAGACGCTCGATAAAACTCAGAACCAAGTCGGACAGCTCGCCGTGTCGTTATCCGTGGCGTTTAACGAACAGCATAAACAGGGCGTTGACTTGGACGGCGTTCAGGGCGATGACTTCTTTAATGTCAGGACACCCCAGGCCTACAGTTATGAGGGCAATAGTGCCGTCACGATCGATGCAATCGCGTT includes:
- the flgM gene encoding flagellar biosynthesis anti-sigma factor FlgM, with the translated sequence MKIDNLNPLLRNTPAQQRDDAQKISGTKPSETGNTTREATQLSQSRIDDSQDIDMTKVQEIRDAIREGRLEVRADRIADGLLANLKDL
- the flgA gene encoding flagellar basal body P-ring formation chaperone FlgA — encoded protein: MAQATDQTLLDTVQQFLYQETQTLGQEVVIDIAPPSPHLPPCLQPTPFLPNANQAPIGRVSVGVRCGEDGRQTRYLQAQVDVIGRYIVAGQDIARGTLITSSMLAQREGNLSDLSSQSLTSEEDVVGKVAQRPIRSGSTFQAHFLQAPSLVERGQRVTVIAEGSGFRVSREGEALTDGAEGETIRVRFGPRDIMNARVIGQGTLMVDF
- the flgB gene encoding flagellar basal body rod protein FlgB: MIDQLESAFNFHQQALGLRQQRHQVLAANIANADTPNYKARDIDFASELKKAVDGGQAQQQRGGLALARTSDRHLAGEGPAWRGAGSADLLYRIPDQPSLDGNTVDMDRERTQFADNAVRYQAALTIMNRRIQGLKNAMQPE
- the flgC gene encoding flagellar basal body rod protein FlgC; translated protein: MSMFSAFEIAGSAMSAQAQRMNVTASNMANADSIAGPDGETYRSKQVMFETQSQNNRFGVGGVRVTEVVEDDSPLRMEYMPNHPAADEEGYVAKPNVDPVHEMVNMISASRSYQANVEVFNTTKQMMVQTLSLGEG
- a CDS encoding flagellar hook assembly protein FlgD, with the protein product MNIDTSVVNSINSSGSTAGLSTRQSAELRDSFMTLLITQLQNQDPLNPMDNSEMTSQLAQINTVSGIEELNATLNGITQQMDAAQTLQAAGLIDKAVLVPGNNVMVSVDPENGSYATPFGIELDTPAEKVEVTVTSQSGEVVYTNNLGRVAAGVESFSWGGMTNGGEAVPEGAYRVNFKATNAEGELLESRALNYALVQGVSPGAGGSDVRLDLGAIYGQVTLDQIKQIL
- the flgE gene encoding flagellar hook protein FlgE — translated: MSFTQALSGLNAQQQKLGVVGNNIANSQTVGFKSSNIQFADVFANSRVGLGVRTSAVLQNFSQGNIESTSRNMDLAIAGEGFFRYQQPNGEIGYSRNGQLTMTADGRLVNAQGAQIMGYPADAEGNVQEGGNVVPMEIPPGDLPANATTELGVSLNLNSGQPVIAAAFNADNANTYNYSTNATVFDSQGNARNLTLYFTKTAANQWNVNGRLSGGPADGGTYDVALGNLTFTQNGTLQAENTNNATFNNNEFGAGNPLAALDIELSFEGTTQFASESTVNDTIQDGYTAGALVGITIEEDGTIMRNYSNEESRAAGQVTLVTFRNPEGLRPEGDNLWAATGTSGQELLGAPGAGLRGLIQPNAIETSNVDMARELVDMIVAQRAYQANSQTISTQDELLQTIINI
- a CDS encoding flagellar basal body rod protein FlgF — protein: MDRMLYTAMSGAKHTMDQQSVVSNNLSNVSTAGFRAQLQAVRSVPVQGDGALPTRVSAVATTPGTDFSQGPIERTGRTLDVAMQGNAWMAVLADDGTETYTRRGDLQLDSDGVLLSVGRPVMGDAGPIAVPQGAQISLGADGTISAIPQGEGPAAMVDVGRIKLVTPDELGLERGDDGLFRAPPGADGAPGVLQADEDARLVSGALEGSNVSAVDAMVSMIDVARRYDMQMKMLSSADENAQRANSILSIQG
- the flgG gene encoding flagellar basal-body rod protein FlgG, whose amino-acid sequence is MIKSLWTAKTGLESQQTKLDVISNNLANVSTNGFKRSRPVFEDLLYQNMRQPGAQNNIQDRLPSGMQIGTGVRAVATERLHTQGGLEETGNSRDLAINGEGFFQVLLPDGTIGYTRDGSFQLNENGQMVTANGYPIEPAIFIPANALSVTIGEDGTVSVRQPGIAQDADIGQINVASFINPAGLESIGGNLYLETGASGAPNQNAPGNNGAGRLFQGYVETSNVNVVEEMVNMIQTQRAYEINSRAISTSDEMLARLSQL
- a CDS encoding flagellar basal body L-ring protein FlgH: MLKSNFKLRRIVMASLALLVLLTAGCAQIPRASVVGEQEQITIVDRPPPIPNGSIYQARRGYQPLFEDRRPRTIGDILTIVLDEEVSASKNAQSNANRSGSASLNLAQLPDVLDTLAEYGFDIEGASDFAGGGGSQANNTFTGTITVSVLEVMNNGNLRVRGEKQIAINQGTEFIRFSGVVNPRTITAQNTVPSTQVADARIEYVGDGYINEAQHMGWLQRFFLNVSPF
- a CDS encoding flagellar basal body P-ring protein FlgI, which translates into the protein MLPAHAERVRELASFAGVRDNQLVGYGLVVGLDGSGDQTTQAPFTSQSLTNMLSQLGVTVPPGTNLQLRNVAAVMVTADLPPFSRPGQRLDIVVSSIANASSLRGGTLLMTPLKGADGDTYAIAQGNMLVGGAGAQAGGSSVQINQQASGRIPNGALVEREVPLNLGGNGGVLELQLNDADFGTVQRMVSAINSEFGQSVAYARNGRVIALDGPMDANDRVNFMARVENVQVTPTEAPAKVVLNARTGSVVMNSAVTLRRAAVAHGNLSIMIDTQFGVSQPNPLGQGDTVVVPDADINIEQQEAYLQIVEGADLAEVVNALNALGATPQDLMSILEALRASGSLRAELEII
- the flgJ gene encoding flagellar assembly peptidoglycan hydrolase FlgJ, with product MSMGDMTSQFALDMSGFQRLQHNARLDPEAGVQGAAQQFEALFIQMMVKSMRDATPTSGLLESRDTTFYQSMLDQQWSQVMASRGIGLADALVEQLQRQGAVGQVSNPDQELQALIAGIPRGTPRVLDNPLQPNSAQAPANTTGSGRFYDELDAVQQLESSSAPAMLAEPRRPVTSSHDHVERFLNTLATPAQAASAATGVPAELILAQAALETGWGRHEIATRQGHNSYNVFGIKAGSHWQGKTTDIVTHEYVNGRRTQVVDTFRVYDSFEHAFTDYANLIGNNPRYAGVLQAANAEQAARELQRGGYATDPRYADKLVSVMNTMGPLNTAESLLADSR
- the flgK gene encoding flagellar hook-associated protein FlgK, with amino-acid sequence MSMFSIGLSGLNAAQNALNTTSNNISNVYTPSYNRELTQLGEGRVGGGVRVDDIERQFNTYVANQLNNAKTQSSALETYYNQVSQIDNLLADRDAGLSPLMQTFFSSLEDLASSPSDPAARQGVLGTANTLSAQFRSFDGYLQDMQSNINNQIKDEITQVNNTVEQIAGLNKEISLARARTGEAPNSLLNQRDFLVSQLNERMDLRLNVQDGKTYNISLPNGQPLVTGTSSFKLEPVQADYDPQRTIVGYRDGGGNLIQLDESTVKGGALGGLMTFRSETLDKTQNQVGQLAVSLSVAFNEQHKQGVDLDGVQGDDFFNVRTPQAYSYEGNSAVTIDAIAFDTDNIAQLRATDYTVSFAGGTPTVTRNDSGANVDIGTEWDAANNTLSFGGISMTFSNTPANGDQFEVQPVRRAANGMEVNLIDADKIAAGLPINPNDDPADWIAAGAGDNSNALLLQDLQSKNIVGGSASVSGAYGALVSDVGNRTNITQVNLDARQGLTDQLRAVQQSESGVNLDEEAANLIRYQQFYQANARVIDTAGTIMDTILNLRN